From the genome of Nicotiana tabacum cultivar K326 chromosome 17, ASM71507v2, whole genome shotgun sequence:
atctctacgtgctagagcaattgagctgtgatccatgttagaaatcatgtctaggctatatgtttatcctgttgggacctaCTGGGGCCATTCCTGCTGTTGAGTTACCTGTTTTATtgaaattacatactcagtcatacgcattcatctacatatcatatcttagtttctgttactatttattgatacatcacatcattatttttggCTGATCTTTCATGACATTGTAAGCCCGAGCTACTAGAGATATTgatgactaagtaaggccgagggcatgtttgtgagtgatatttatgggagtgggctgcacgccgcaacatgctattttgatttatgccatgattgacttattatagcgcttggtctgaaggatcccctccggagtctgtacacaccctagtgagcgcaggtacctattgagtatgggtgccgagtgattgggaggattgactgactgtgaggactgagttgttgtgaggactgagtgactgtgaggaagtGACTGGGACAACTGAGTGAAATAATACTCttagagtatgcatatggttttatcactgagttgcatcgcattcgacatgcacacttgacatacagacatagagatgcattttcctcatgttgtacggtatcacgtcattcatgacttctcatatatattgacatgtaggcatatagatgtatctttctcatgccatttaaaaatggaatatttacctgttgaaagctttgggaaaaattacaactttcaaacttactcatacttttggtgttttcggtgaaagatttgggtttacTGTTATGCTTGAAAAACATGCTATTTTTTCATAACTGTGAATGAGCCGAGTATCATATCTCAAAAATACTTCGTGTACCattttttactatattgttatgCATTGTTGCtggttattagagttggactCTAACCCTTgtcccaactcgtcactactttcaacctaaggttaggtttgttacttataaAGTATatagggtcggttatactcatactacacttctgcaccttgcgtgcagacttggatgctgatgttgctgtgtataacaggagctagcattgaagacgtaCATGCATTCCGGTAATAACTGCTTCTTATTCATGGTAGCTCTAGACTTATAAAAATTTTGTTTATGTATAATtcagacagatgatgtatttattttacactagctttgtaaactctaattcttagaagctcatgatttgtactatcagtcttTGGGTAATGTATAAGATtctgatatttttttttatctcattaaatttcattggaattagTTTATTGtcaattggcttacctagcgggttgagttatgtgccatcacgactacttggattttgggtcgtgacactagctTTCTCTCGAGCTTGGCCCTTTCTCCGATTGttctgtctttttcttttttcacatGAGGTACATATTCAATTTTTGTTCAAGCACATTCAAACGCTAGTACTATGAATAATGTTTTCAAATGTTAATGTATAACTTGGACAAATTTATTATCTCCTAAACCATCCTTGTACTAACTTTCATGGTGTACCAAGTCATATTTCGCGAGGCCTAGGCATTGGAAATGCTAGTGCAAAAAATATGTGCATCTTAGCTGGCCTAGTATGGAAACTTCTCACTAATGCGACAACCTCCTGGGCAAGGTTAATTATCTTCTCGTATGGTACTAATACACCCAAGAATAAACAGTCCTTTATTTGGAGAAGCATTCTAAAAGGATGGGAGATCTGTTCAAAAGGTATTACATGGTCACCTCACTACCAAACCAACATAAACATCTGGCAAACTAATTGGATTCCCAATATAAAAAGCCTTAGGAATTCTATTGAAGGCCCTCTCTTAGATAATGATCACTCTTTAAAAATTAGCGATATCTATAGTGATCATAAATGAGATTTCACaaaattatcaataaatctccCAGATGACATCAAAGAAAGCATTTCAAAGGTTAGAATTCGTACAAAGGGCTCAATTTGTGACATTCCTATATGGTCACTAACCACAAAAAGTTTTTTTACTGCAAATTCTTGCTATAACCAATTGATCCCCTGTTAAACAACCAACTAGAGTTTAAATGGATTTGAgaattaaaatatcaaaataagatAAAATTCTTCTTATGGCAATGCCTACACAATAGGCTACCATGTAGAGCGTACCTAGCCCATATAGGTATTAACATAGATCCTATGTGCCTATTTgtaaaaaagaggaagaagaatcCATCACTCATATTATCTTTAATTGTAAAACCACCAATCTCTTTTGAGAAAGTGTGGGATGGTCAGACTTTTCTAAACCAACGGGCAAACACTGACTTCTTCAAGTAAAAGAATTTGACTGCATACTAAAGGATAACTATATTAATTGGAAGTTTTTTTTTCCGTTTGCCCTCTGAAATATATGGTTGAATAGAAATAGCAATAACCAAAACAACACTGACATCCCTATTAACATAGATCATATAAAACAAAGAGCAACCAAATTCAAACTCCTGACTGGAAACAACCACAGTCCTTTAAAGAAGATCACTATCAATATAAAATGGCATAAACCACCAAAAGGCTGGTACAAATTAAATATAGATGCAAGCTACAAGAACAACAATTAAAAAAGTGGCCTGGGAGGTGTATTCACAAATACAAAAGGTAGATGGGTGGTAGGTTTTACAAAATCTACTCATGCAAATGGTTCACTTGAGGTAGAAATAAAGTCTCTCCTCGAGGGACTCCAAACAGCGCAAGAATGGGGAATGTTCCCACTGGATATTGAAACAGACTCCACAGAGGTAATCCAATCTATACAACAAGGCAATAGATTATATGACGATATTATTAATGAATGCAGGTTGTTAATGCACCAGGAGAAGGAATTGGTCCTCCGGCACGTCTTTCGAAAAGAGAATAATATGGCACACCAACTGGGCAAAGGAGGCTAATGCTCAAACAAGGGTGAAGAAATATTATGCACAACCTCCATCTTATGTTGAATCTTTTGTAATGAATGACCAAAAGGAACAATGTGTTTTTGTTAAGTACTTAGCATATGATGCTTGTAATGTACTAGCAAGCCTAGGTAATCTATGTGTCCTAAGTGACATGGGATATGACTGTAATGTCCTAAACACTACGTAGTATTAATATAAATATTCCTGTTtgctaaaaaaaaatcatttttcgcGAATCAAAAGGGAAAGTTTTTCATCTATCAGCTCCTCTCGTAGATCTATGCAATTTTATGAAGCGTCTAGGCACAATTCGCTCGCGTTGATCAATCAAGAGGGTTGTCGTCACTCTTTAATGTTATCAATCTCATATATATGTGAGATGTAATTATATACATGTTTATTTTCAAACAAAATCAAACTTCGTGATTAAATAGCAAATAATAACTTATAAAGAACTTCCATATATAAAAATACAACATAACTCAGGATGAAACATTAAATGTATTTTGTTCACTTTTAAAATTGTAGATAGAGTACTAGTTTAAAATGAAAAGGACAAGAATTTGATAAAGCTCGTATTTGTGAATATGAAAAGACAGAAAGAATGTTTTAACGACTTGGCTAAGAAAGTGATCTTACTTATATTCAATATTAGAATGAAATGGATCCGAATAGAACATAATAAATATAGATGATGCATATAATCTCATCCCAACTAATTTAGAATTACACAATTGATTAATTGATGCTTTGGATAATTGTAAACATTAAATTCATTAAAACACTCAAATTTTCTCCTTGCAGCTGCTTTTAACTATACACTTCCGCTGAATTCATCTTATTGTCAAAGCTTCTAATCCGTTTTGTTTTGAAGAGTTCCAACACATGACGTCCATCTTCTTCAGTTTCTTCATTCTTCATCCTCTTGCGTTTGAGAAATTTTACTAGTCTTTCGAAACACATTTTAGCATTGTTACTCTTCATAAGTTCCTCAGCAACTTCAGCAGGGGTGACTTGTACACTCTCAATCAACTGTTGTATTTCtgtaaaatgccaattttgatgaTCATGCACTTTGAAATAGTTTTTGGCCAAGACCGTAAATCCTTCAATAGTTAAATAAGACATGTGGATGTGCATATCCATACGCCCCGGCCTTAACAGAGCTGGATCAATCTTGTCTTTATTGTTGGTGGTAAATATGATAACTCTCTCATCTCCACAGCTTGACCATAGGCCATCTATGAAGTTCAGCAGCCCAGCAAGTGTAAACTGGATGTAAGAATCAAAAGAGAAACATAGAAATTAGGGGAAATTCTTCAATTAGCTCACCTAGGCCTCAAGTTAACGAGTTTAGAATGAGTATCATCTTATTAAATGTATGTGTTTACAAAATCACACACATATTATTTGAGGCGAAAACAATTGATATGGTTGAAACCACATAACTCATCAAAGATTCGCCTCTGCCTGGGCTCTGATTGATCAGTTGTGTAGCCAAAATTCTAATAAGATCAAAGTAAATGCAAAAATTTCATACCAAAGATTTGAACATACCAACTAAAACAAATTGTGAACCTCCTTTGCTACTAAACTAGATCTTACATTTATAATGCAACTAgctattaatttatatatatatatatatattaattaactaACTCTAGACTAActaactaatatatatatatatatatatatatatatatatatatatatatatatatatatatatatatatatatattagtttagAATATAATTTTCTATGGAAGAGGATTTAGTTAAATCCATTTACTACATGTAGCTCTCCATCTCTGGCCTATATGAGCCAACAATAAGATGTTCGATAAGATTGACTTTTGACTTAAGTCACGGATTTGAGCCTTCTGTCTTGCGAACCAAATCCGGTATTTATGTGGAGAAGGAGAGAGGGAAGAGCTTATTATTCTCGAGTTTCAAAGGATACGATTGGTCCTGATGAATGACCCTAGACGGTTTTCTACATCACAAAAAAataaggacccgtttggccatagattttgtcaaaataaatttgggttttatttggcaaacacatgtttggccatagattttgcctacattttggcaaaatcccaaaaccagctcaataactagttttgggccaaaatatcactattacattttttaaaaattgccccaaacttttgtattttataaaagagcccaccatttattattttgtaacaatattgttttgtcttctcggtcatctgataaTGTATCATATAgtttattataaaaatgataattttgtaccaaatttatttatgttcaggactatgatttgcgataatataatgaatgctATTGATAATGGTACCGTTGGcgatttgtgatagtttttagaacttgggGTATAAGTCCTGCTTCATGTTTTTACAAAATACATTTGGGAAATATGTTTTAAAaatcatgtccaaacacattttcatcttcaaaccaaactttacccaaattagatttttcaaaacaatttTGGGAATTTAGGGCGAAACCGCTTGAGCTTGAATTTAGGTGACAAAAAGAGTAACCTGTTGTTGGTCACGAGGTGGACGGGCATCAGCATGAATATTTGATAGACTTGCAGTTTTTCTTCTGTCAGGCAACTCCATGCTGCAATCAATATCTTCAATGACAAGTATGGATTTATTTGTGGTCCTCAACAACAGCTTTTTCAAATCTGAGTCTCTCTTTACATTGGCCAACTCTAAATCAAAAATATCAAACTTTAAATAATTAGCCATTGCTGCAATCAAACTTGATTTTCCTGTTCCCGGAGGTCCATACAATAAGTACCCTCTTTTCCATACTTTTCCAACTTTCTTGTAGAATTCTTTTCTTCTTAGAAACCTGTCAAGATCCTCAATTATAGCCTTCTTCAGCCCTgcattatatacaaaatttgtcTTAGTAACCCGCCTGCTCAAGTTTAAACGGTTGATCTATTTTATGGACCCGACCTAATGGATTGAACTCGAAATGACTCATCAAACTATTAGGTCAAAACATGTTAGAATAATGTAAATCCCACTGGTCAAAAAACTCAAACATTGGACGGGTATGAAAAGTCATTTTTGACCCGTTTAAGTTTGGTCCAACCGAGCTATTTGTCACCTTTACCTGCATCCATCGCGAGAGTATCGAAGGTGGAAGGGTGTTCAAAGTTGATGGAATCCCAAAATTGTGCTgatgaataagaagaagaagaacctaAAGTATGCAACTTGACAACTTTCTTCTCAGCTTTTATGACATTGGCTTCTCTAAGTACCAATGGCACGTAATAATTCAATACTTTGTCCTTGTATTTCTTGTCAAAACAGAGCTCGAAATGTCGTTTCTCAGACGCCAAAATATCATTCTCAAAATCCCCATGGCCTGGAAATGTTAAAGTCTTTTTGCACTCTTCCGAAACAAATCTCCAAATAACCTCTACTCCTTCAAAAATATCAGTAGTTTTCCAACTCTTGGCAAAGTTAACACGTAATTTCTTCTCTTTGGGGCGTTTGCTAAGTTTGAAAAGGTCAATTTCAGGGGTGATTTTGTGGTACAAATAGATTTCTGCAGCTTCATAGATTTCATTGCTGGACATGCCATCCCTTTCTTCAATGACTAGAGTAATAGTGGATGAAAGAGGCTTAAAATAATgacgaatttttgagaaaatgtaGTCTTGAGCTTGATGGGGAAGTACTTGATTTAGCATCGTCTGAAATAGCATAATTGAAGCAGACATTGAAGCATAGGCTGAGAATATTGACAAAGGTGAAGGCAATCCTGAGAAGTTCACCATCTTTCTGCGAGCTTCTTCTACGTGCCCAGGTTACTAAATTTCTACAATGAGAAACTTACCTTTTTTTCTACTATGAGTGGAATCTGAAAAGATTTAAGATATGTGCTTTGTTTCTACACTATCAATGCAATTTATGTGATTATAATAAGTTATACTCCCTTGGTtttaatttatgtaacttttttttttagtcCGTGTCAAAATGAATaatcattttttatatttaaaaataatttatctttatataatgatttataacaaaaaaatatatgagtcacattttacaccacaagtcaAATGagctcatataaattgaaacaatAGAGTATTATATTAGACTTATTAAGAAAAATTACCTTTCATTTTGAACCAATTTAACATTATGATGTAAAGAACTAATGTATTTCCAGTTCATAAAACTTAACTAGAATTAAAATATCCTTGAGGGCCACTTTGTACATTTTTTTTCCTGGCACTTTGTACATTTATATAGTACAACATCTTACTTAGATGCAGAAATTTAAATAATGCAATTTCAGGGAGTTGGCGAAAGAACCAAAAAAGCCATACGATGTGCTGGTAAGTTCACCAACGTTGGATACATAAAACAAAGAGATTTATAGTGTCCAAGGTCGACACCTGTCCTATTACCTATGCGCCTGGCCTTTTCACTATTTCTATAAAAAGGCACCAGAAGTGGTCCAAAATCTAAATCGTATTTGAATACCCAAACCACTAATAAAAGAAATGTGCTTTGGGTGAATCACATCACGCACGGTATTACTCAATTTCAAGttagttaaaatttgattataaAACCAATATATTCGTATTGATGAAACTCCTATTCATAATTTTAATTATGGATTCACGTGAATTTGATACTTTTTGTTCCGACTTTATATATACTATCTCATTTCTAATTTATGTGAAATTGTTTCGCTGTGTacgaagttttaaaaaaaataatttttttaaaaatttgtggtcctaaacaaatcaaaaagTGTCCAGagagctaaattgtttccaaattaaaaaagatgtcattctttttgaaacagaccaaaaagaaaataagttcacataaattgaaacggatgaaatatatatatatatatatatattaaaaaaaattattatcgtTTACATTAATTTAAGATTGCTGTGGATGTTCCAAAACTTCAAATCCTGAATTTAGTCTGCCGAACGCTACATTCAAGTTGAATACCACGTGTTTTGTATGTGTACTCCAAGGAATTTTAATGTTTAGATGATTTATCGTATTACCTCTATGACAAAAAAGGGGGAACTTTTTAAATTTCAACAAAAGTTCCTGTCCAaaataattgttgaaaaaggaactTTGCCCCAATAATGTTAATCTACGGGGCATCTAGGGAAAGAAATGGACTTGCACTTCACATTAAGGGGTGGCAATTGGGGCGGGCAGGGCGGGACTTTTTAAAAAGTTAGTGGGTTAGGGCAGGGTAAGGCAAAGTTTAATGCATGTTAAAATGGATACCATTAAAATGGACCACTTTGCTTCCACCAACAAAAACACCTATGAATACAACCAGATTTCAGAGTTGAAAAAACAATTGTAGTACTAGTTTTCAGGAAACAATATGACCTCACTATTCAACACTAATTCAACTAGCGATAAGTTAAATCATATAAACAATATGAACTTTTATATCTTAGAATTTACAGCTGActataagaaaaaatatattttttctgtttttccttcttttcttttattttttgtgaattcGAGCTAGAGGGGAATGATCACTTTCGAGATCAAGTGACGAAACATAATAAAAAAATGTATGAGATTAAAAATTTTCAAGCACTAGATTCATGGTATTGTTTATAAAGATATGGTTCAATCTGGGACATAATAACATCATGGATTTTCTACTGACATTAAAACGTAGGCCTATCTATTTGATTAAAGAAACTCTAAGTATTGAATCATAGTGAGTTTATTTCTACTGATTTCAGTATTAAATGAATCCAAAATCACACACAAGGTGTTGACTTAAGGGCTGACATTTTAATGCATAAACTCAACATATTTTTTCCAATATCTGCACCTGAAATTAGGTCGTTGTCCCTTCCAAGCCTCTTGTTACGGGAAAAGCAATATAGTTATTTCCCATGCTGCTAGAAGCATAATATGTAATGAAATATATAAGAATGAAAGTAGTCTTGAATTAAGTATTGAACAGGGATAAAATAACTTAGTCAAGTTCAAATTGGTTCTTTTAATATGAGGttcaaataaaaattttaaaaagttaaaaaaattaatttagaatattgcaaaagaaaaaataaagaaaaatgatgaaaaaacaTAAACGGGGCAGTGTGGGGCAGGGCTTAGCAGGGGAGGGCGGGGCGGGGCAGAAATCCGAGAAAATACTAAATGGGGCAGGGTAGGGAATGTTAGCAGGCCAAGGCTTGCCCTACCCTGCCCTCCCCCCCGGCCCATCCTATTACCATCCCTAGATATCAATGCTTAATGCGGATTGGCGTGAGCCTTCAACAGTGCCATTTGCTGAAGCAGATCTTGTTGGATCTCAatctaggtcattttttgttgaTTTTATGGCTCATCATAAATAAGAGATCCGTAAATAAATAACACATAAGGTTAATAAATAATTTTGTGATACTCATGAGGGTttaggggtaagaatggagtagGTATTTTGATGGACAGGGAACTCGGGGACCAAGTAGTTTAGATTAGGAGAGTAAATGAGCAAGTAGTTGAGATTAGGAGGGTAAATGACAGGCTGATGGCTATCAAGCTGGTTGTTGGAGGTACTTTTAACGTGGTTAGTGCTTACGCACCTCAAGCGGGCTTGGACGAGGAGGTTAAAAGGTATTTCTGGGACGATTTGGACAAGGTCGTGCAAAGTATTCCACACATCGAGAAGCTAGTCATATGAGGAGATTTCAATGGCTATATCGGGTCGACCTCTAGAGGATATGATGATGTGTATGCCAGTTTCAGTTTTGGTGATAGAAACGAAGGATAAACTTTGCTGTTGGATTTTTGACTTGGTAATAACTAACTCGAGTTTCTAGAAGAAGGAGTACTTGCTCACATTTTAGAGTATAATGGCTAAGAACCAGATTCATTACCTACTCCTTAGGAATGTGATAGAGGTGTATGCACGGACTGTAAGGTTATCTCGAGTAAGAGTTTCATGACTCAACATAGGCTCTTGGTAATAAACTTAGAGATTGAGAGGAAGAGGAATAAGAGGGTTGCGTATGGTCAACCAAAAGATCAAGTGTGGAGTCTTGACTAAAGACAAATCTCAGGAGTTGGGGGAGCAGTTGATGGATATGGGGTCTTGGAGGAGTAGTGGCGAGTGATATGTGAACGAGTACAACGAACTACAATAGGGAAGCAGCTAGAAAGGTGTTAAGAGTCTTGAAGGGTTACTCTAATAGGCTTAGATGGGACTACTGATGGAACAAAGAGGTGCAAAAAAGTGAAAGCTAAAAATGAGGCATATTTGAAGTTAGTAGAGAGCAAAGTCAAGAAAAAGAAGAGGGAGAATCGGGAGAAGTACAAAACGACTAAGAAAGAGGCAAAGTTAACGCGCGACAGTGAAGACGACATCATTTGAACGCTTGTATAAAGAACTTGGGGATAAAGGCGGAGGACAAAAAGTTGTACAAGCTAGC
Proteins encoded in this window:
- the LOC107801226 gene encoding AAA-ATPase At5g17750-like, yielding MVNFSGLPSPLSIFSAYASMSASIMLFQTMLNQVLPHQAQDYIFSKIRHYFKPLSSTITLVIEERDGMSSNEIYEAAEIYLYHKITPEIDLFKLSKRPKEKKLRVNFAKSWKTTDIFEGVEVIWRFVSEECKKTLTFPGHGDFENDILASEKRHFELCFDKKYKDKVLNYYVPLVLREANVIKAEKKVVKLHTLGSSSSYSSAQFWDSINFEHPSTFDTLAMDAGLKKAIIEDLDRFLRRKEFYKKVGKVWKRGYLLYGPPGTGKSSLIAAMANYLKFDIFDLELANVKRDSDLKKLLLRTTNKSILVIEDIDCSMELPDRRKTASLSNIHADARPPRDQQQFTLAGLLNFIDGLWSSCGDERVIIFTTNNKDKIDPALLRPGRMDMHIHMSYLTIEGFTVLAKNYFKVHDHQNWHFTEIQQLIESVQVTPAEVAEELMKSNNAKMCFERLVKFLKRKRMKNEETEEDGRHVLELFKTKRIRSFDNKMNSAEVYS